The following coding sequences lie in one Labrus bergylta chromosome 13, fLabBer1.1, whole genome shotgun sequence genomic window:
- the ctdsp1 gene encoding uncharacterized protein ctdsp1 isoform X1, whose protein sequence is MIDEQCQVPKVTEAEDLTSPSKGSDKLSMKVNVEYTEQTDNSREMDSSILCVENCNMNRDENENFPFCNGHSESFEQYSESVGSFESDQTVDKCDTSGLSQPFNECFQHCECFKPCKSSEHCANHSLASECSPCCEHCAEHLQLCQQCKPSDQQFESFDSEPDPSGLNCDSFEQFEMSDLEPECPEDFELLQQYELSDQQYECSDSEPDTSTEDSEQCESTNISDSVDSLDCSTDLFECDDTQNQNDCNENNNGDYAESYPTEQEDEQNETQHIDGESGVYFDDDEEGTFEDECTEDFPTDPNEMVETEYPETSPEYDPAEQCATSEQCDSKPSEFCGEEDGSSDCSSFETKSFNTCPEGCIPSDGCSDSSGESEKGAQEDSGDEQLQWESFEDDEYIEQSNINKSNEDKKKTSAVNMVIDDYFDLFDKGDDYGNAFTQKQHYISCFDGGDIHDRLFLETVQSEAKRLAKNEHGYKEDNEEIHINNTVTCFDVPEEACEETHEEDEGPSDDNSVGSCESEKQPEDWIEEPESEFEANLTYVEKRSEEAEEDEEALCEESLGEEACAFDGRVSENSNEEESEGESMCAPCADDISVEGDAYEDQNSESSDLSAVDHLPLTVAENQEDEKDEIEPEGKVFIECSEMEPYWSLLDHEEDEEIYKPGVEDYYLYQIESIQSCVKQSKNGLIIHEKSKRDPELVSLAYYSVVDRTTGEEESEEEPEFRDIKLPSGIIHSVAKHEERDAQVQVRRTEENKASEQSEDSEEEQSDDESCEACECEYCIPPTEQVPAKPLLPRVKSNDAGKICVVIDLDETLVHSSFKPVNNADFIIPVEIDGTVHQVYVLKRPHVDEFLKRMGEMFECVLFTASLSKYADPVSDLLDKWGAFQSRLFRESCVFHKGNYVKDLSRLGRDLNKVIIIDNSPASYIFHPDNAVPVASWFDDMSDTELLDLIPFFERLSKVDDIYDFLQQQRTSS, encoded by the exons ATGATTGATGAACAATGCCAGGTTCCCAAAGTAACAGAAGCCGAAGATTTAACCAGTCCTTCTAAGGGAAGTGACAAACTGAGCATGAAGGTCAATGTGGAATATACCGAGCAGACTGATAACAGCAGAGAAATGGACTCTTCTATCCTTTGTGTGGAGAATTGTAACATGAATAGAGATGAGAATGAAAACTTCCCATTTTGCAACGGACACTCTGAGAGTTTTGAGCAATACTCCGAAAGCGTGGGATCTTTCGAATCCGACCAGACCGTTGATAAGTGTGACACTTCGGGGTTAAGCCAACCATtcaatgaatgttttcaacacTGTGAGTGTTTTAAACCTTGCAAGTCCTCTGAGCACTGTGCTAATCATAGCTTAGCTTCTGAATGTAGTCCTTGCTGTGAACATTGTGCAGAACACCTCCAGTTATGTCAGCAATGCAAGCCCTCTGATCAACAGTTTGAGTCTTTTGACTCTGAGCCAGATCCTTCGGGTTTAAACTGTGATAGTTTTGAGCAGTTTGAAATGTCTGATTTGGAACCTGAATGTCCAGAAGACTTTGAGTTACTGCAACAGTACGAGTTATCCGATCAGCAGTACGAGTGCTCTGACTCTGAGCCGGACACATCAACGGAGGACTCCGAGCAATGTGAATCAACCAACATCTCTGACTCAGTGGACTCATTGGACTGTAGCACTGATCTTTTTGAATGTGACGACACTCAGAATCAAAATGATtgcaatgaaaataataatggcGATTACGCAGAGAGCTATCCAACTGAACAAGAGGACgagcaaaatgaaacacaacatatcGATGGAGAGTCCGGCGTTTATTTTGATGACGATGAAGAGGGTACCTTTGAGGATGAATGCACTGAAGACTTCCCTACAGATCCAAATGAAATGGTTGAAACTGAGTACCCCGAAACAAGCCCAGAGTATGATCCAGCTGAACAATGTGCGACTTCCGAGCAGTGCGACTCTAAGCCCTCAGAGTTCTGCGGTGAGGAAGACGGCTCCTCAGATTGCTCTTCTTTTGAAACCAAGTCTTTTAATACTTGTCCTGAGGGCTGTATTCCTTCAGATGGCTGCTCCGACTCATCAGGGGAATCTGAAAAAGGAGCTCAGGAGGATTCAGGTGATGAGCAGCTGCAGTGGGAATCTTTCGAAGATGATGAATACATAGAGCAAAGCAATATTAACAAAAGCAACgaggacaaaaagaaaacatccgCTGTTAATATGGTTATTGACGATTACTTCGATCTGTTTGACAAAGGGGACGATTATGGAAACGCTTTCACACAAAAGCAACATTACATCTCCTGCTTTGACGGGGGAGATATCCATGACCGCTTATTTCTTGAAACAGTTCAATCTGAGGCAAAGAGACTTGCTAAAAATGAACACGGATATAAAGAAGACAATGAAGAAATTCACATAAACAATACAGTTACATGTTTTGATGTTCCTGAAGAAGCATGTGAAGAAACTCATGAGGAAGACGAAGGTCCATCAGATGATAACTCAGTTGGATCGTGTGAGTCAGAGAAACAACCTGAGGACTGGATTGAAGAACCGGAATCAGAATTCGAGGCCAATTTGACTTATGTAGAAAAAAGAAgtgaggaagcagaggaagatgaggaagcTTTGTGTGAAGAATCTTTGGGTGAAGAAGCTTGTGCGTTTGACGGCCGTGTTTCTGAAAACTCAAACGAAGAGGAATCAGAGGGTGAGAGTATGTGTGCTCCGTGTGCAGATGACATTTCTGTTGAAGGCGATGCTTATGAAGATCAAAATTCAGAATCGTCTGACCTGTCTGCCGTTGATCACTTGCCATTAACTGTAGCTGAAAACCAAGAGGATGAGAAAGACGAGATTGAGCCAGAGGGCAAAGTATTTATTGAATGTTCGGAAATGGAGCCATATTGGTCGCTTTTAGATcatgaggaggatgaagagattTACAAGCCAGGTGTTGAGGACTACTATCTTTATCAGATTGAAAGCATTCAGTCGTGTGTAAAACAGTCCAAGAACGGGTTAATTATTCATGAAAAATCTAAAAGGGATCCTGAATTAGTGAGTTTAGCGTACTACTCTGTAGTAGATAGAACGACTGGTGAAGAGGAATCAGAAGAAGAACCTGAATTTAGAGACATAAAGCTTCCTTCAGGTATTATTCACAGTGTTGCAAAACACGAGGAAAGGGATGCACAGGTACAGGTCAGAAGGACTGAGGAAAACAAGGCCTCCGAACAAAGCGAGGAttcagaagaggagcagagcgACGATGAATCCTGTGAGGCCTGTGAATGCGAGTACTGCATTCCACCAACAGAGCAG GTTCCAGCAAAACCGCTGCTCCCACGGGTGAAATCCAATGACGCAGGGAAGATCTGTGTGGTGATTGATTTGGATGAAACACTAGTGCATAGTTCATTTAAG cCAGTGAACAACGCTGATTTTATCATTCCAGTGGAAATTGATGGAACGGTTCACCAG GTTTACGTGTTAAAGAGACCCCACGTCGACGAATTCCTCAAGAGGATGGGCGAAATGTTCGAGTGCGTTCTGTTCACTGCAAGCTTATCGAAG tatGCAGATCCTGTGTCAGACCTGTTGGACAAATGGGGGGCCTTCCAGAGTCGCCTCTTCAGGGAGTCGTGTGTTTTCCACAAAGGGAACTACGTCAAAGACCTGAGCCGCTTAGGAAGGGATCTCAACAAGGTCATCATCATTGACAACTCCCCGGCCTCCTACATCTTCCATCCAGACAATGCA GTTCCTGTTGCGTCCTGGTTTGACGACATGTCGGACACCGAGCTCCTCGATCTTATCCCCTTCTTTGAGAGACTGAGTAAAGTAGACGACATCTATGATTTTCTCCAGCAGCAGAGGACTTCAAGTTAA
- the ctdsp1 gene encoding carboxy-terminal domain RNA polymerase II polypeptide A small phosphatase 1 isoform X2 — translation MDHSPSIITQVTRDDEENATCREEGSNDVSPSKKPRSRGLLHSLFCCLCHQESEPPPVKSNAPLLVEENGSLSKVPAKPLLPRVKSNDAGKICVVIDLDETLVHSSFKPVNNADFIIPVEIDGTVHQVYVLKRPHVDEFLKRMGEMFECVLFTASLSKYADPVSDLLDKWGAFQSRLFRESCVFHKGNYVKDLSRLGRDLNKVIIIDNSPASYIFHPDNAVPVASWFDDMSDTELLDLIPFFERLSKVDDIYDFLQQQRTSS, via the exons GTTCCAACGATGTGTCCCCCTCAAAGAAGCCTCGCAGCAGAGGCCTCCTCCACAGCCTCTTCTGCTGTCTTTGCCACCAAGAATCAGAACCTCCTCCAGTAAAAAGCAACGCTCCCCTATTGGTAGAAGAAAATGGGAGTCTGTCAAAA GTTCCAGCAAAACCGCTGCTCCCACGGGTGAAATCCAATGACGCAGGGAAGATCTGTGTGGTGATTGATTTGGATGAAACACTAGTGCATAGTTCATTTAAG cCAGTGAACAACGCTGATTTTATCATTCCAGTGGAAATTGATGGAACGGTTCACCAG GTTTACGTGTTAAAGAGACCCCACGTCGACGAATTCCTCAAGAGGATGGGCGAAATGTTCGAGTGCGTTCTGTTCACTGCAAGCTTATCGAAG tatGCAGATCCTGTGTCAGACCTGTTGGACAAATGGGGGGCCTTCCAGAGTCGCCTCTTCAGGGAGTCGTGTGTTTTCCACAAAGGGAACTACGTCAAAGACCTGAGCCGCTTAGGAAGGGATCTCAACAAGGTCATCATCATTGACAACTCCCCGGCCTCCTACATCTTCCATCCAGACAATGCA GTTCCTGTTGCGTCCTGGTTTGACGACATGTCGGACACCGAGCTCCTCGATCTTATCCCCTTCTTTGAGAGACTGAGTAAAGTAGACGACATCTATGATTTTCTCCAGCAGCAGAGGACTTCAAGTTAA